From the Meleagris gallopavo isolate NT-WF06-2002-E0010 breed Aviagen turkey brand Nicholas breeding stock chromosome 17, Turkey_5.1, whole genome shotgun sequence genome, one window contains:
- the LARP4 gene encoding la-related protein 4 isoform X1 yields the protein MYSTSCEAARNGTGIDEAAANGIVLTTEDLGYQIYEVAGEGNSVVSTEDIRECLRKQLEFCFSRENLSKDLYLMSQMDSDQFVPIWTIANMEGIKKLTTDMDLILDVLRSSPMVQVDETGEKVRPNHKRCIIILREIPETTPVEEVKALFKNENCPKVISCEFAHNNNWYVTFQSDTDAQQAFKYLREEVKTFQGKPIMARIKAINTFFAKNGYRVVDSSVYAQPIQTQAQFASPLFMQPVYSPQQYSIYSIVPQTWSPNPAPYFETPLAPFPNGGFVNGFNTPGSYKTNAASLSIGRPFHRNRVKPHFRSSGSSEHAAEGPAAASTVSMGDGPLSRTNSRNFVMERHNSTLTGHQEQGYSQKDSPTMQMEQNGDYGIGRGRRNIFRGRRRREDDRISRPQPSTETKTQTPKFDLLASNFPPLPGSTAKIPGEPVLESRMSDVVKGIGKEKESKDLLPSCPAPAQEEQTHSIVQQPVTSVSSSGQTEAVVLSAVQPESKPEVSVQKDVKSHTSPPVSVCPVSTAKPPRTNTTSTTSSPTNTSAAPAVSVQEPRKLSYAEVCQKPPKEPPPVPVQPLRELRTNIVPPAKNDDSGTAERASEKAADKAEGRMKDYSGFRGSGPPRGAAGKIREQRRQFGRRSSPQGAPRRVGKEQYVPPRSPK from the exons ATGTACTCCACGTCGTGTGAAGCAGCAAGAAATGGCACAGGAATCGACGAAGCAGCTGCCAATGGAATTGTCCTAACAACAGAAGATCTTGGATACCAAATCTATGAAGTGGCCG GTGAAGGCAACTCCGTTGTGTCCACAGAAGATATTAGAGAATGTTTGAGGAAACAACTCGAGTTCTGCTTTTCACG TGAGAATCTTTCAAAGGATCTCTACTTGATGTCCCAAATGGACAGTGATCAGTTTGTTCCAATATGGACAATTGCTAACATGGAAGGTATTAAGAAGCTGACAACTGATATGGACCTTATTCTGGACGTTTTGAGAT CTTCTCCTATGGTACAAGTGGATGAGACAGGGGAGAAAGTCAGACCAAACCACAAACGATGTATTATCATTCTCCGTGAGATCCCTGAAACAACACCTGTAGAG GAGGTTAaggctttgtttaaaaatgaaaactgcccCAAAGTCATAAGCTGTGAGTTTGCTCACAACAACAACTGGTACGTTACATTCCAGTCTGATACAGATGCTCAACAG GCATTTAAATACTTAAGGGAAGAAGTGAAAACCTTTCAGGGCAAGCCAATAATG GCCAGGATAAAAGCCATCAACACGTTTTTTGCTAAGAATGGTTACCGGGTAGTGGATTCCAGTGTTTATGCTCAGCCCATTCAAACACAAGCACAGTTTGCCTCACCGCTGTTTATGCAACCTGTATATAGTCCTCAGCAGTACTCTATTTACAGCATTGTGCCTCAGACATGGTCTCCAAATCCTGCACCTTACTTTGAAACACCACTG GCCCCCTTTCCTAACGGTGGATTTGTGAATGGCTTTAATACACCAGGATCATATAAAACAAATGCTGCTTCTTTGAGTATAGGTCGCCCATTCCATAGGAATCG TGTGAAGCCTCACTTCCGATCGTCAGGCAGCTCAGAGCACGCTGCGGAGGgtccagctgctgccagcactgtgtCAATGGGGGATGGACCACTGAGCAGAACCAACTCAAGGAATTTTGTTATGGAGCGACATAACAGCACGCTAACGGGGCACCAAGAGCAAGGCTATTCCCAGAAGGATTCTCCTACCATGCAGATGGAGCAGAATGGGGATTATGGCATTGGCAGGGGCAG GAGAAACATCTTCAGAGGTCGGAGGAGACGAGAAGATGACCGGATTTCA CGACCTCAGCcttcaacagaaacaaagactCAGACACCAAAGTTTGATTTGTTAGCATCAAATTTCCCACCTTTGCCTGGTAGTACAGCAAAAATACCAGGAGAGCCTGTGCTGGAGAGCAGGATGTCTGATGTAGTCAAGGGAATCGGCAAAGAAAAG gaaagcaaagaTTTGCTGCCCAGCTGTCCGGCTCCTGCTCAGGAGGAACAGACGCACAGCATTGTCCAGCAGCCTGTGACGAGCGTGAGTTCATCGGGTCAGACTGAAGCTGTGGTGTTAAG CGCAGTTCAGCCAGAGAGCAAACCAGAAGTGTCTGTTCAGAAGGATGTTAAAAGCCACACGTCCCCAcctgtgtctgtctgtcctgtCAGCACTGCAAAGCCGCCAAGGACAAATACCACCAGTACCACCTCGTCTCCTACTAACACAAGTGCAGCTCCCGCGGTGTCGGTGCAG GAGCCGCGCAAGCTGAGTTACGCGGAAGTTTGCCAGAAGCCCCCGAAGGAGCCGCCTCCCGTTCCTGTTCAGCCTCTCAGGGAACTTCGCACCAACATAGTTCCCCCAGCCAAAAACGACGACAGTGGTACGGCCGAGAGGGCTTCGGAGAAGGCTGCTGACAAAGCTGAAGGTCGGATGAAGGATTACTCCGGGTTCCGAGGCAGCGGGCCGCCCCGGGGAGCTGCGGGGAAAATCAGGGAACAGAGGCGCCAGTTTGGACGCAGATCATCGCCTCAGGGAGCGCCGCGGCGTGTCGGCAAGGAGCAGTACGTGCCACCTCGGTCACCAAAGTAA
- the LARP4 gene encoding la-related protein 4 isoform X2, with protein sequence MYSTSCEAARNGTGIDEAAANGIVLTTEDLGYQIYEVAGEGNSVVSTEDIRECLRKQLEFCFSRENLSKDLYLMSQMDSDQFVPIWTIANMEGIKKLTTDMDLILDVLRSSPMVQVDETGEKVRPNHKRCIIILREIPETTPVEEVKALFKNENCPKVISCEFAHNNNWYVTFQSDTDAQQAFKYLREEVKTFQGKPIMARIKAINTFFAKNGYRVVDSSVYAQPIQTQAQFASPLFMQPVYSPQQYSIYSIVPQTWSPNPAPYFETPLAPFPNGGFVNGFNTPGSYKTNAASLSIGRPFHRNRVKPHFRSSGSSEHAAEGPAAASTVSMGDGPLSRTNSRNFVMERHNSTLTGHQEQGYSQKDSPTMQMEQNGDYGIGRGRRNIFRGRRRREDDRISRPQPSTETKTQTPKFDLLASNFPPLPGSTAKIPGEPVLESRMSDVVKGIGKEKESKDLLPSCPAPAQEEQTHSIVQQPVTSVSSSGQTEAVVLSSAVQPESKPEVSVQKDVKSHTSPPVSVCPVSTAKPPRTNTTSTTSSPTNTSAAPAVSVQEPRKLSYAEVCQKPPKEPPPVPVQPLRELRTNIVPPAKNDDSGTAERASEKAADKAEGRMKDYSGFRGSGPPRGAAGKIREQRRQFGRRSSPQGAPRRVGKEQYVPPRSPK encoded by the exons ATGTACTCCACGTCGTGTGAAGCAGCAAGAAATGGCACAGGAATCGACGAAGCAGCTGCCAATGGAATTGTCCTAACAACAGAAGATCTTGGATACCAAATCTATGAAGTGGCCG GTGAAGGCAACTCCGTTGTGTCCACAGAAGATATTAGAGAATGTTTGAGGAAACAACTCGAGTTCTGCTTTTCACG TGAGAATCTTTCAAAGGATCTCTACTTGATGTCCCAAATGGACAGTGATCAGTTTGTTCCAATATGGACAATTGCTAACATGGAAGGTATTAAGAAGCTGACAACTGATATGGACCTTATTCTGGACGTTTTGAGAT CTTCTCCTATGGTACAAGTGGATGAGACAGGGGAGAAAGTCAGACCAAACCACAAACGATGTATTATCATTCTCCGTGAGATCCCTGAAACAACACCTGTAGAG GAGGTTAaggctttgtttaaaaatgaaaactgcccCAAAGTCATAAGCTGTGAGTTTGCTCACAACAACAACTGGTACGTTACATTCCAGTCTGATACAGATGCTCAACAG GCATTTAAATACTTAAGGGAAGAAGTGAAAACCTTTCAGGGCAAGCCAATAATG GCCAGGATAAAAGCCATCAACACGTTTTTTGCTAAGAATGGTTACCGGGTAGTGGATTCCAGTGTTTATGCTCAGCCCATTCAAACACAAGCACAGTTTGCCTCACCGCTGTTTATGCAACCTGTATATAGTCCTCAGCAGTACTCTATTTACAGCATTGTGCCTCAGACATGGTCTCCAAATCCTGCACCTTACTTTGAAACACCACTG GCCCCCTTTCCTAACGGTGGATTTGTGAATGGCTTTAATACACCAGGATCATATAAAACAAATGCTGCTTCTTTGAGTATAGGTCGCCCATTCCATAGGAATCG TGTGAAGCCTCACTTCCGATCGTCAGGCAGCTCAGAGCACGCTGCGGAGGgtccagctgctgccagcactgtgtCAATGGGGGATGGACCACTGAGCAGAACCAACTCAAGGAATTTTGTTATGGAGCGACATAACAGCACGCTAACGGGGCACCAAGAGCAAGGCTATTCCCAGAAGGATTCTCCTACCATGCAGATGGAGCAGAATGGGGATTATGGCATTGGCAGGGGCAG GAGAAACATCTTCAGAGGTCGGAGGAGACGAGAAGATGACCGGATTTCA CGACCTCAGCcttcaacagaaacaaagactCAGACACCAAAGTTTGATTTGTTAGCATCAAATTTCCCACCTTTGCCTGGTAGTACAGCAAAAATACCAGGAGAGCCTGTGCTGGAGAGCAGGATGTCTGATGTAGTCAAGGGAATCGGCAAAGAAAAG gaaagcaaagaTTTGCTGCCCAGCTGTCCGGCTCCTGCTCAGGAGGAACAGACGCACAGCATTGTCCAGCAGCCTGTGACGAGCGTGAGTTCATCGGGTCAGACTGAAGCTGTGGTGTTAAG CAGCGCAGTTCAGCCAGAGAGCAAACCAGAAGTGTCTGTTCAGAAGGATGTTAAAAGCCACACGTCCCCAcctgtgtctgtctgtcctgtCAGCACTGCAAAGCCGCCAAGGACAAATACCACCAGTACCACCTCGTCTCCTACTAACACAAGTGCAGCTCCCGCGGTGTCGGTGCAG GAGCCGCGCAAGCTGAGTTACGCGGAAGTTTGCCAGAAGCCCCCGAAGGAGCCGCCTCCCGTTCCTGTTCAGCCTCTCAGGGAACTTCGCACCAACATAGTTCCCCCAGCCAAAAACGACGACAGTGGTACGGCCGAGAGGGCTTCGGAGAAGGCTGCTGACAAAGCTGAAGGTCGGATGAAGGATTACTCCGGGTTCCGAGGCAGCGGGCCGCCCCGGGGAGCTGCGGGGAAAATCAGGGAACAGAGGCGCCAGTTTGGACGCAGATCATCGCCTCAGGGAGCGCCGCGGCGTGTCGGCAAGGAGCAGTACGTGCCACCTCGGTCACCAAAGTAA